Genomic window (Rosa chinensis cultivar Old Blush chromosome 6, RchiOBHm-V2, whole genome shotgun sequence):
TTGTTTTTACACGTGTCATTACGTAGTTGAAAGTTTAAGTAGGTTAGATAGATTAGAaggttaggagaggatcctctcccaatAAATTTTGCTTATATTAGTATTGTTAAGAGTATATTTGTTTATCTAATTTGTTGCGAGTATAAGGTTGAAACTCAAAAATGGTTTCACTTCTTATTGACAATATGGAATGGATCAATCCAACTACTAAGTGATAAGAGTGGGTGGGCTAATGTATGTGAATTTTTAATTTGGGTGATAAATTTTTCACAAAGGGTGcttttattcatacctccacATTTGGTATGTGGACCCCTCCCTAAATTTTTGTACAAATTTATTTCCTATTATGCCTTTTTAGAAAACTGTAAAAATATCTGTTTAGTTTAGttcaccaaaacaaaaaataaaaagctgTTTAGACCTCCACATTCCTTGAGCCAAAAAAAAGACATCTATATTCCAgcagtcttctttctttctccctCTGTTTCTCTGATCTCTCGCAgctcctctctctttctttgtttctttctcttttatatTTGTATATTTTCTCTCACTCGCTCATGAGCAGATCACTGATTCTCTTCACGTCATTTTTAAAGTGGATATCATGTACAAGCAAGACAAAGAGCAATGCCTTAGATTGATGATTCATATTTATGTTTTGAGTTCAAATGACCTGGAATTGGGTTAACCTTGAACTGCCATAtcaattaatatatattctTCATTACAACAAATTGTTTACACAAaactccaactccaactcgTGAATGCCAGCATTGATCTTTGATAAATATTTCACTCTAACACAGCTTGAAAACTTTCCCAATTCCTAACTTAAAATGCTTTCACTCCTTTAtgaaaacccaaaatcaaaGAAGATGATATCGGTGAAGATAGGGAGTGAGAGGTTTTTGTTTAGAAAAGACTATTTGGATTCAAAAGTGTTTTGGATAAATACCAGGACTTTTGTAAAATTCAATCACCCAATTCTATAGCAGTTAGTATTGACCAAGACACCACCAAATTCTTACTGGCAATTTTGAGGCAAACTAGTGAAacaacagagagaaagagaaagaaaaagaatatggGAGAAAACAAACATAGAAGGACAAAGAGTCATGGACACGTAGATGGAATATACAGGGATTGGGTTTTTTCATGTCAATTCTTTTAAGGTTTTAGAGGGTAAAATGGGAAATAAATGTTTACAAAAATTtagagaggtccaaatactaaatgtggaggtatgaatagaagcactctTTCACAAATTTTAAAATGTGATAATGCTCTATTCGcagtcttttttgttttctgctgTGCTGGAGACAATTTTCTCTCTAGACCATTTGGTGTGCTAGTTTTGTTCTGCTCACAGCCTCACATGAGTAGAGTCAGGAAAcacattcaaccaaaaccaaAGCCTAGTGGCTGGATTTTCGGGGTAACACCTTTCTTTCTGTTGACCAGAGCAATAGCTGAAAGCAAGAATCAATAGCAAATGCATTACTGCTTGTAGGAATGACATTGATGTTCAGTCAAGAATAAAAAAAGTTCTGCTTGAATACTGTTGGTCATAGTTGCCCTGTCATTGATCTCCCAGTCAAATAGTGCGTTAATAAAGTTGATCGAACGACCAAACACTTTAAAATGCAGTACTCGCACAACAGTTCAAGACCCAAGTTTATTGTAGTTCACCACTATCTCCTGATCAAGTGAGATTTTTTTTCCGATTTACGACAGCCCTGTTCAGACTTCAGACTAAAGGAAACTGTCACATTGACAGTGGAAAAAACCACTTTCATCGAGAGGAATCGGCAAAGAAAAGTCTTATGTGTATTTGAGGGCAGAGGAGTGTCCACATGAGTAGGTATGAAGTGTCCACATGCGGAACTTGTTGGAGTAAGACACTATAAATCTCATGCCCAAAATCTATAATAAAAAAGATTCATTTGGTACAAGGGTTGGAGCACACCATTCTACAATCTGGGAGCAATACGAGGAGCGTCCCATTCTGCCACAATGTGGTCACGCCTTATCTCCTTTAGCGAGCAGCAACCACTTAATGCCATTGTTAGCTCAAGCTCATCACGGAGCATTTGAAGTACTTTCCTTACACCAGCCTCACCGGCAGCAGCTAATGAGAACACCACTGGTCGACCAATCTGAAATGGAAATATAAACAATTGAATCGATACTAGCTTGCATAAGCGAAGGATGAGGGGATGTTTGAGCAACTAACTCTTGATTATGTGTCAGAATAGCAATAGCAGCATAACTATAACTATAAAAGAGACTTCTGCAGTGCAGTTCATGTTCTTTAAAACAAGGGACAGCTAGACTAAAATTTCTAGTTAAGCTCATTCTGTGGAAATGCTATGTTATTGTACTGCTTTTACGTTGAATCTAAAAAATGAACCAAAACAGGTCAACTATCAGTTGCAATGTCTTTATATTTCTATAAGCGATGCTCCAAATACTTACAAATACACCCGATGCTCCAAGAGCCAAAGCTTTAAAAACATCTGTTCCTCGCCTCACTCCACCATCCAGAAAAACAGGAATTTGACCCTCTGCAGCTTTGACGACCTGTATAGTAAAGCCATTTCCATCAGTATAATGTATTACTACAAGTGTTCCTAAGTCCTAACATAGGGTTTAACAGAAAATCAAACTAAGGGAAATACTAAACACTTGTAATGACTGGAACTTCAGGAATGCAAACAATTGATAATGGAACTCCTGCCCTTTCATatgtcaataaaaaaaattacaggacATTCATAAgcaataaataaatcaataaaaatcagaaagatAAATGAAGCATATATGTACCTCTTCCAAAGCCATAATAGTTGCAGGGACATAATCTAATTGCCGAGCTCCATGATTGGATACAATTATTCCTGCAGCTCCAGCTTGTATGCATAACCTTGCTGCATTAATGTTAGCACATACATGACAAGTTTGTAACAAGGTACTAGCAATCAAGCACAGAAGTAAGTTTTGGATCGGAGGTTGAAGTTAGTAATGTTTCTACTTACCATCCTCGGCAGTAATTACACCCTTTATCAGAATTGGTAATGTAGTGATAGTCTGAAGCCATTTCACATCCTGTGTGCCCAAGTGACccataaaatattacaaatTGTTGCTTCAGATTGCTACTTCAAATTATCAAATATTGAAGGAATCATCTTACCTTCCAGCTGAGAGAGCGGTCAATTAGTCCAGCAATATATGATGCTAATCCAGAATCTTTggtctgcaatttcattaacaCAATGCTGAATAACTAAGCTAAAATGAAAAGTAACTCAGAGATTTTTATTTGGTCTGATATCAGAAGTAAATGGGTCCAACCTCATCAATCTTTCCAAGATccaaattttcaaagtttttcaATGTCAAACTTGGTGACATGGTAAACCTGTGAAGAACCATTAGACAGCTTTAGGATCTCATTACGCAAAATGAAGTTAAAGAAGATATATCAAACCTTAAAATGATATTTGATTGCATATGGAACATAGAAGCAGTATCATGTACCAAAAGAGCCACATAGTAACAGTAGATATCACATGAAATTCTTTATCTCCACATGATACTCTTATATTACCGCACACCTGTTCTTGATATCAGCCTCCCTGTGCCCAAGCCTCGGAGTGTCAGCCGTGAGGACTATTGCCTTGTAACCAGCCGTCTCAGCCCTTCTGACAAGCTGTGTAACCAGATTCCTGTCTTTCAACACCTGAACAATAAGCACAGTATTCATTGGTAAGGCTGATAATACAAGACAAAAGACAACCATGAAAGCAATCatttaataaaatcatttcaaaCTTGAAATGCAATCCTGGTAGGAACTCAATACAAAATGCTTCAAAAGTAGTCTCGATTCATAAGAAGCACCATTCCACTTGATTGGAAGTCCAGAAACTCAAACTTCATAGTCTACAAAATAGTTTTAGTTCATTCATTTGTGATAAGAAAAAATAGTTTTCTAAGGATCTTATGTGTATATAATTATTCCCAATTCCCAGGATAATTATGCAAGCACTAGAGCTCAAGGTGTTATGTTACAGCAGGGAATTAATAAGAGaattttggcaaaaaaaaacacacatacAAGAACAAAAGTAAAGTTGCAGAAATTGGTCAGGCATGAACTTTACTCACATAGAGTTGGAACAAGCGAATACCAGGTCCTGTTGAGGCAACTTCTTCAATGCTGGAATTAGCCAGAGTGGACAGTGTCTATAACAAGTTTAAGAATCAGTATCGCATTTAGTTGGATTTTAGTAATCTAGATATTTAGAGCATTACGTATACAACTTCAATGACAAGCCTCAGAACAAGGTTGTCCCCTATAGAGTATTGCACTTTAAAGCCACAAAgtgataaagaaaaaaacaacaTTCAATTGTAGAATTAAAAAATGGGGATGAGTCAAACCATAATTGTGCCAGCTGCAGATGCTGCTCTTGCGGTTGCACACTCTCCTGAATCAGAATTACAGATTTAAATTCAGCTAGCTTTGTCTTACAAACAAAACTACACAAATAGAAGCTTTAGAAGAGTACTGCATCGATTCAACCATATCAAGATACTGAATATGACTTGAAGGGTTTTCCAAGTCAAAAATTTTCATGCAACTTATTTTATAAACAAGCATGTCACAGAAAAACAAAGTAAAACTCTCTTTCCAAAGGGGATTATACCTTCAGGGTGAGCCATCTTCTGCATGCTTGTAGGAGCAATCATGATGGGCATTGAAACTTTGAAGCCCAAAATAGTTGTGctcaagtctattgtgcttACATCAATAAGAATTCGAGGTCGAAACCTATTTCATTTGAGTACAAAATATACATCATATCATTTGAGGAAAGAGCTTCAATTGAAACACTCTCTCTGACCAACTGCACGTCAAATACCAAGAGTAGAACTTACAAAATCCTGGAAAATGCAAGTAGATTCTCCTTAAGAGTCCACTGGTCCTCTGCACCTGATGCATAGTAGTCGTAAACCATCTTCGGCAAATTCTTCTTTGCAATTGCTTCATACTCAGAAACATTGGTTATTTGATCCATCTCTCCAACAGTTTGTTCAACTATGCTATCCCCAGGATCCCTTCAATCTTATCCCTTGAATCCTTAGATATTCTTTCAAATGTAGAGATTTCATAAGTGACATGAGAATCCTAATCTGTATGTGCATAATGAGATGAAAGGTAATATTTTTCAACGCAAATATTATTGATCAGAGTATTATAATCCACTTCCAACTATTACAAGTGATCACTAACAAGTTCAGGAGTTTACAATTTGGCAACTTTAACcagaaacataaagaaaaaccaGACAGTTTCTTAGCTTTTCTACAAAGCAAGCTAAAAGTTTTCCACAGCACAAGAGATCATGTTtatctacttttcttttttgatactGGTATAAAGCTCTCTCTGATCCAAATGAAACATATTAATGAACTGAACAGAGTTCTCATGAGTCAGAGAAGCCTACCCTCTTGAAGTCTTGAACAAGTGAGGAACGGTGATGATGGGTCAATGAGACGCCCTCGAGCACTGTCCTGCTAACTGAATCTGACTACATTCAAGGCACTGCTTGAGTCTGCTCTGTTCCTGATGAAACACACACTTTCAAAGACGTGGGCCACATTCGTGGAGAAAAGTTTAGGactgtaaataaataaataagttcgAGACTctatctaaaaaataaataaattagagACAACTGCAAAACGTATTAAGCGTCATTTTGTTTTAATACTTGCACGATGCGCTTATGAACAACTTGTACTTTATTACAAGACTGGTATAATTAGTTCGAGCACTACTTGTTTTCAAGAGCTTTATTTCAAGTGAAGGATCTCGAGATGGGAAATAAATTTTGCTTATATTATTATTGTTAAGAGAGTATATTTGTTTATCTAAttttaggcctcatcatatggcccttgggccctaagccagcccggcccgaccctttctcaaatagggtagggtaagggtcatgcaaatgaaacccggccctaccctacggcccggcccgattgagcccaaaaaggccaagcccggcccggcccggccctaaaatttatattttatttttattatttttctatattacatatttacataaaaagaaataagaaatatgtTATTTTAGAGAATGGGTATTAGattgaacatttgaacccaATTAATTTATGTAAATCTAAAttttatatcatacactccaaagagaatggacactaatttttttataaatctatatctatatatcatacactccaaagagcaacctctatcaattcaaagaaaatgagaaaatcaaccgttggatgtgattattacaataaattatgcgtgtggttaaaaatttagtcaatttcaccttAGTTTCGAACccaatcggattggtcaaccatattcacttgtatgttttcttggttgaccgatggcgtgataaccgcaaaacgtgctaatttttttacatcacatttttaaatatttcatcaatggatgtgcgtagatataagataaaaatttcaaatttaattacaaatatgttggtctataccaatttgcctcctaaagttgtataacttatacattgcatttaaatgattgaggttaccctccatgagcaaaatgggggacgaaattgaatttttttaaaaaaccgttggatgttgttttcatatgaatatatgttagtggtagaaatttcagcgatttccgccttcggttggacctcgatctacccggtcaactcaataccctaaatagaacataaaacaaatatgctcttaactgGTCCTTGGCAactcacttttttcgatctttcagctcccacactctcatgggtagggggtctacttacggatgtcaaaattccgcaacgtttgtccgcgcatggtgccgctcccctttgggaagtttgcttgtgcaaagcgttgaccgctacgttggacACCTTATTCACGGCaaatcggcctaatttctttacacaatacctatcaatgttgtataaacatatgagaattttcagattggtcatttttcatttcaaaatttttggatcgcacataatccttatacgccttgtaatgtagtataactagtttattaggcttgttaccctccatgagcaaaatgggggacgaaatggaatttttaaaaatgaaccgctggatgttgttttcatatgaatatatgttagtggtagaaatttcagcaatttccgccttcggttggacctcgatctacctggtcaactcaataccctaaatagaacataaaacaaatatgctcttaactggtccttggcaattcacttttttcgatctttcagctcccacactctcatgggtagggggtctacttacggatgtcaaaattccgcaacgtttgtccgcgcatggtgccgctccccttagggaagtttgcttgtgcaaagcgttgaccgctacgttggacgccttattcacggcagatcggcctaatttctttacacaatacctatcaatgttgtataaacatatgagaattttcagattggtcgattttcatttcaaaaattttggatcgcacataatccttatatgccttgtaatgtagtataactagtttattaggcttgttaccctccatgagcattgtcagattgatcaatttccatttcgaaatttttggcccgcccgaataagccataatttttttttttctatttgttaattacttttctcttttttctataatatgcaatttatctctttctttgtaattgatttcataagttttgttttctttaatttctattttctttgttacacaacaattaatattgggagatttatatagatagttaattgaatataaccaccttaagtaatattaataaatgttataagttacaagtattatatgaatataaaatatgttcaataaaaaacaatgagtcttttatcaccaatatataccattaagccatattttgagaagaaaaaaataatgttttttttttgttaaacaaaataaggccctttttggcccatttcggccctatttggccctatttgagggccggcccgacccggccctttcggccctaatgaatcgggcttttcgggcaggtaagggttagcatatttaagccccagcccgaccctacccagccctaaattttgttgactttgactaggcccggcccggcccgaccgtaagccctaaaatttagggtagggctggccctaacccggcccatgatgacccctatctAATTTGTTGCGAGTTTAAGGTTGAAGCTCAAAATTGAGGCTTGGGACTCGAACAAGAGCCTGGAAAAAAAGTGACCAGAGGCCtagtttgaagtttgaacagATTAAGGAGTTTCATCTATTTTCTCAACTTAGGTTGAACACTCTAGTGTTTGCCTTGGTTTGGCTTGTTTATACTCCTATAATTGACACCCACATGTAAGAATTTTTGCCCAATGATAATATGATGCAAGCATTGCAAAAAAAAATGGTGCAAGCTGTTTGGCTGCTAGGGGTCATCATGTGCTGGGCTAGGGCAATCCctatcctaaattttagggtttagggttgggCCTGGCCAGGGCCTAGCCAAAgttaacaaaatttagggccgggttgTGTCGAgacggggcttaaatatgctaacccttaccctcCCTATAATCCCGATCtattagggccgaaagggccgaccttccgaatagg
Coding sequences:
- the LOC112174855 gene encoding (S)-2-hydroxy-acid oxidase GLO1 isoform X1; its protein translation is MDQITNVSEYEAIAKKNLPKMVYDYYASGAEDQWTLKENLLAFSRILFRPRILIDVSTIDLSTTILGFKVSMPIMIAPTSMQKMAHPEGECATARAASAAGTIMTLSTLANSSIEEVASTGPGIRLFQLYVLKDRNLVTQLVRRAETAGYKAIVLTADTPRLGHREADIKNRFTMSPSLTLKNFENLDLGKIDETKDSGLASYIAGLIDRSLSWKDVKWLQTITTLPILIKGVITAEDARLCIQAGAAGIIVSNHGARQLDYVPATIMALEEVVKAAEGQIPVFLDGGVRRGTDVFKALALGASGVFIGRPVVFSLAAAGEAGVRKVLQMLRDELELTMALSGCCSLKEIRRDHIVAEWDAPRIAPRL
- the LOC112174855 gene encoding (S)-2-hydroxy-acid oxidase GLO1 isoform X2 — protein: MKQLQRRICRRWFTTTMHQVQRTSGLLRRIYLHFPGFCKFRPRILIDVSTIDLSTTILGFKVSMPIMIAPTSMQKMAHPEGECATARAASAAGTIMTLSTLANSSIEEVASTGPGIRLFQLYVLKDRNLVTQLVRRAETAGYKAIVLTADTPRLGHREADIKNRFTMSPSLTLKNFENLDLGKIDETKDSGLASYIAGLIDRSLSWKDVKWLQTITTLPILIKGVITAEDARLCIQAGAAGIIVSNHGARQLDYVPATIMALEEVVKAAEGQIPVFLDGGVRRGTDVFKALALGASGVFIGRPVVFSLAAAGEAGVRKVLQMLRDELELTMALSGCCSLKEIRRDHIVAEWDAPRIAPRL